From the genome of Pseudomonas putida:
AACTACGCGTACAAACCCGCCCCGAAGCGCGCAGTTTGCCCGCACAGCAAATCCATATCGACATCTGCGCTGTGCCTTCCTACCAACGCCAGCCCATGGTCTTGCTCAACCCGTATGGGGTCGACATGGGAACCGAAGGCCTTATCGTCAACGCGCAGAGCCTCGAAGAAATTTTTGTCGACAAGCTGTTGGCATTTGCCTTGCGTCGAGGGCGCATAAAAAATCGCGACATCTGGGATCTGGCCTGGCTTCGCCAGCGAGGCGTTAGCCAGCGTATGAACTCACAGAGCGCAAGCTTCAGGACCATTCGGTTACGGTCGGGCATTTCCTACATCAGGGGGCGGAGCGCACCGCCAGCTTGGCATTGGCGCAAACACAGCGAGACTTCGCAAACGAGATGCAACGATTTCTGCCACTTCAGGTAGTCATGCAGACGGTCAGGAATTCAGAGTTTTGGCATTACGTCACCCAGGCAATCGGCCAACAGATCGAGGACCTGCGCTCTCATCTTGAAATGGGCGCAGATAACCCTCCAGGCAACAAATTCCTTATGTAGCTAGTCGATAACCGCTCATCTTGCCTCCGCTGTGAGCGGATTTACCGCAACAACATTGCGACCGTCCATGATCATCAGCTGAACCGTCCGCGGTAGCAGGTACTCCACAGGCAAACGAAGCTGTGGAGCCTGTCATGATCACATTGCCCCGTTCGACCACGCCGAGCGATCTGCGGATGGTAGCGATGGACGCCTGGTACGCGACGTATGAGGACGTGCGAATGCGCATGGATTGCCCAAGCACGTACCACGAAACCTTGCTGCGCCAAGCCGATGAGATGAATCGCCAGAAACTGATCGACTGGAACGAATGGCGTGACTTGCGCACGATCGCCGATCGAGCTTTTCTGGTCGCGGTCGCGGGTGGCGACTATGCCGTCAACAGTGGCTCTACGCTCGGGAAAAATCAGACTTAGCCCCTTACTTGTAGTCCGTTTCCCAAAGATACTGCCACCGCCTGATTTCCATTGCGGCGTTGCTCATCAGCGTTCTAGTCTCGGGGTGTCGTTGCTAATCAACGATGCGGCTTTGACAGGCCGCCCTGAACGAACCGCATGGCATCGCTTTATGGTGGCTGTGTGTGGGGCACCTCGTGTGCGCCGGCTTTTGGTTCTGTTCACCGGTCTGTCAACCCATACATAGCCGCCACCTTCTTGTTTGACAGCAAGCGGTGATGGCGCCCACTCATGAACAGGCCTATACCGATGCTCAAGATCGTTCCCGATCCACCTCCAATCTTCCGTCAAGACATGCCCATGATGCCCACGCAAGCGCAGACGCTGCCCTAGGGCTGGCCACGTTTCGCCTGGGCAGGTCTGATCGCTGACAAGCCAGCGTCCTCAATCGAT
Proteins encoded in this window:
- a CDS encoding nucleotidyl transferase AbiEii/AbiGii toxin family protein, which codes for MNLFDRLVEQALTNSPELAPLQVVVEKELLHHDIMRILSESGLLRSLCFIGGTCLRTCYGSRRLSEDLDFTGGASFKREDFSTLKQNLTTKLNDKYGLQVQVSEPVRETGNVDTWKLRVQTRPEARSLPAQQIHIDICAVPSYQRQPMVLLNPYGVDMGTEGLIVNAQSLEEIFVDKLLAFALRRGRIKNRDIWDLAWLRQRGVSQRMNSQSASFRTIRLRSGISYIRGRSAPPAWHWRKHSETSQTRCNDFCHFR